ATCCTCGTCAACAACGCCGGCGCCACCTGGGGCGCCCCCGCCGAAGACCACCCCCTCGAGGCGTGGGACAAGGTGATGAACCTCAACATCCGCAGCATCTTCCTGATGAGCCAGGCCGTCGGCAAGCTGAGCATGATCCCGCGCCGCCAGGGCCGCATCATCAACGTGGCCTCCATCGCCGGCCTGTCGGGCGCGTCGAAGGAGATCCAGTACATCGCCTACGGCACCAGCAAGGGCGCGGTCGTGAACTTCACGCGCACGCTCGCCGGTGAATGGGGGCGCCACAACATCAACGTCAACGCGCTCGCCCCGGGCATGTTCCCGAGCAAGATGACCAAGGGCACCATCGACCGCGTGGGTGCCGACAAGCTGTCCGGCAACGCGCCGCTCGGCCGCATCGGTGACGACGACGACCTCAAGGGCGCCGCGCTGCTGTTCGCGTCGGCCGCAGGCAAGCACATCACCGGCCAGATCCTGGCGGTGGACGGCGGTGTCTCGGCCATCCACGGCGGGGGCTGACCGGCCATGGAGTTCCCGCGCCAGATCCCGTTCGTCAAGACGCTCGGCTTCGAACTGCTGAAGTTCGAGGGCGGCGAGGCCGAGATCGCCGTCGAGGTGCGCGACGAACTCTGCAACTCGTGGATGGTGGCCCACGGCGGGCTCACCATGACCCTGCTCGACGTGGCCATGGCCCACGCGGCCCGTGCGCCGCAGCCGGGCTCGGAACCCACGGGGCAGGGCGTGGTCACCATCGAGATGAAGACCAGCTTCATGCGGCCGGGCCTCGGCCGCATGGTGGCGAAGGCGAAACTCGTGCACGGCACGGCCTCGCTCGCGTTCTGCGAGGGCTCGGTCTTCGACGAGAAGGGCGCGCTGCTGGCCCAGGCCACCGGCACGTTCAAGTACCTCAACGGGCTGCCCGCGGGCGGGCGGCGCATCCAGAAGCCTGGCGCTTCCGACTGACTGAACGAGCCGCACCCATGAGCGACCTGATCCTCCACGAATACGAGTCGTCCCCGTTCTCCGAGAAGGTGCGGCTGGTGATGGGCCTCAAGGGGCTGGCGTACCGCTCCGTCGAGGTGCCGGTGATGCTGCCGAAGCCCGACGTGGTGGCGCTCACCGGCGGCTACCGCCGCACGCCGTTCCTGCAGGTGGGGGCCGACGTCTACTGCGACAGCGCTCTGATCTGCCGCCTGCTGGAGCAGCGCGCGCCGCAGCCTTCGCTGTACCCGCACGTGCTCACCGACCTGCAGCACATCGTCTCGAACTGGGCCGACAGCACGCTGTTCTGGGCCGCCATTCCCTACGCGCTGCAGGCCGGCGGCCTCGCCCAGCGCCTCGCCGACGCGTCGCCCGACTTCCTCAAGGCCTTCGGTGCCGACCGCGCGGCCATGACCGTGGGCCGCGCCCGGCCCGGTCCGGCCGACACGGGCGTGCAGCTGCACACGCAGTTGCGCTGGCTCGAATCGATGCTGGCCGACGGCCGGCCCTTCCTGCTGGGCGCGGTGCCCAGCATTGCCGACGTGTCGGCCGCGCAGTCGGTGTGGCACCTGAAGCGCGCGCCGCTGCTCGGCGAACTCTTCACGCCGTACCCGAAGGTCTCGGGCTGGTACCGCCGCGTCGAGGCGTTCGGCCACGGCAGGCCCACGCGCCTCTCGAGCGGCGAGGCGCTGGAGGTCGCCCGCGCCAGCACCACGTTCGCGCCGGTCTCGGTCGCCCCGGGCCTCGGCTTCGAGGCCGGCGCACCCGTCACCGTCTCGGCCACCGACTACGGCACCGACCTCAACGAAGGTGCGCTCGTGGGTCTGACGGCCGACGAGGTGGTGATCGAACGCACCGACGAACGGGCCGGGCGCGTGCACGTGCACTTCCCGCGCCTGGGCTATCAGGTCAAGGCCGTCAAGACTCCGAACTGAAAACAGAAAGGGACATCCCATGAACAACTTCAAGGGCGGCACTGCCGTCATCACCGGCGCGGCGTCCGGTTTCGGTCTCGAGGTCTCGCGCATCGCCGCCGGCCTGGGCATGAACGTCGTGATGGCCGACGTGCAGCAGGAAGCGCTGACGAAGGCCGCGGCCGAGATCTCGGCCCTGGGCGTGCAGGTGCTGCCGTACCGCCTCGACATCTCCAAGGCCGCCGAGGTGGAAGCGCTGGGCGCGGCCACGTTCGCCAAGTTCGGCGCGCCGAACTTCGTGTTCAACAACGCCGGCGTGGGCGGTGGCGGCCTGATCTGGGAGTCGTCCCTGAAGGACTGGGACTGGGTGCTCGGCGTCAACCTGATGGGTGTGGTGCACGGCGTGCGCGTCTTCACGCCGATGATGCTCGAGGCCGCGAAGAAGGACCCGTCCTGGCGCGGCCACATCACCAACACCGCGTCGATGGCGGGTCTGGTGGCGGCGCCGAACATGGGGGTCTACACGGTCAGCAAGCATGCGGTGGTCGCGCTCAGCGAAACGCTGTACCAGGACCTCAGCCTCGTGACCGACCAGGTGCACGCTTCGGTGCTGTGCCCGTACTTCGTGCCCACCGGCATCGCCGACAGCGCGCGCAACCGACCGGCCGAGCTGAGCGACAACGCGCCCATGACCAAGAGCCAGCTGATCGGCCGCGCGATGGCGTCGAAGGCCGTCACGAGCGGCAAGGTCACGGCCACCACCATCGCCGAGTCGGTGTTCGAGGCCATCCGCAACGAGACCTTCTACATCTACAGCCACCCCCAGGCGCTGGCCGGGGTGCAGGTGCGCCTGGACGACGTGCTCCACGGCCGCAACCCGAGCGACCCGTTCGTCGCCCGCCCCGAGAAGGGCGAAGAACTGCGCAAGGCGCTGCGCGAGGCCTGACCTAGAGCCAGCCGACCTTCCTGAAGTAGCGGTACAGCACCCCGCACGACAAGGCCATCGTCACGAGGGCCGCGGGGTAGCCCCAGATCCACTTCAGCTCGGGCATGACCTCGAAGTTCATGCCCCAGATGCCGGCGAAGACGGTGGCCAGCGCGAAGATCCCGGCCCAGGCCGCCAGACGCTTCGCGGTCTCGGCCTCCTCGATCGTCACCATCGACAGGTTCACCTGGATCGCGGTGCCGATCGTGTCGCGCAGGCCGTCCAGCAGGGCGTTGATGCGCGCCAGGTGGTCCACCACGTCGCGGAAGTAGTCGCGCGTGTTCGCGCACACCTGGGGCACGCGGCCCACGGTCAGCTTGCTCACCGATTCGAGCAGCGGGGCCACGGCGTGCTTGACGACCGTGATGCGGCGCTTGAGCGCGTACAGCCGCTGCACGTTCGCCCGGCCCGTGCCCGGCGTGAAGATCTGCTCCTCGATGTCCTCCAGCTCGGCTTCGAGCGTGTCGATGACCGGGAAGTATTCGTCGACGATCGCGTCGATCAGCGCGTACAGCACGAAACCCGAGCCGTTGCGCAGCAGGTGGGGTTCGCGCTCGGCGCGCTCGCGCACCACGCCGAGGGAGTGCATCGAACGGTTGCGGATCGAGATGACGAAGTTCGGGCCGGCGAACACGTCGACCTCGCCCACCTGCAGGTCCTGCTCGGGCGACAGCTCCACCGTGTGGACCACCGCGAACACCGTGTCGCCGTACTCCTCGATCTTCGGGCGCTGGTGGCCGTGCCTCGCGTCCTCCACCGCGAGTTCGTGCAGGTCGAACTCGACCCGCATCGTCTCGAGCTCCTCGGGCGTGGCGTCCTTCAGGGCCACCCAGACGAAACAGCCCGGGCGGGCGAGGTAGTCGCTGATCGCCTCGGGGCGGATGTCGGCGAGCTTGCGGCCTTCCTCGTAAGCGACGCAGGTGATCAGCATGGTGAGCGGGGAACGGTGTCGGGAGGCGACAATGGTCGCATGGCCGGCCCCGCGCCGCACGCCCCTTCCGAACGATCCCCGCTGAACCGCTCCCGCATGTCCCTGCCGTCTCCCTCCGAATCTCCCCGCGTCGCCGTCGTCGGCGGTGGCCCTGCCGGCCTGATGGCGGCCGAAACCCTGGCGGCGCGCGGCGTGGCGGTCGAACTCTTCGACGCGATGCCGTCCGTCGGCCGCAAGTTCCTGCTGGCGGGCAAGGGCGGCCTGAACCTGACGCACAGCGAGGCGCCCGAACCTTTCCTGCGCCGCTACGGCAGCGCCGCGGCTGCCCTGGCACCGCACGTCGAGGCCTTCGGCGCGCAGGCGCTGCAGGACTGGGCGCACGGCCTCGGCATCACCACCTTCGTGGGCAGCTCGGGGCGCGTGTTCCCCACCGACATGAAGGCCGCGCCGCTGCTGCGCGCCTGGCTGCAGCGCCTGCGCGCGGCCGGCGTGCGCTTCTCGATGCGCCACCGTTGGACGGGCTGGGCGCCCGAACGCGCCCACACGCTGAACTTCCAGACCCCGGCCGGCCCGGTCTCCCGGCACTTCGATGCCGTGGTGCTGGCCCTGGGCGGCGGCAGCTGGGCGCGTCTCGGGTCCGACGGCGCCTGGGTGCCGCGGCTCGCGTCCCGGGGCGTCAACCTGGCGCCGCTGAAGCCGTCGAACTGCGGGTTCCACGTCGCGCCGGCCTGGTCCGAGCACCTGCGCACGCGCCATGCGGGCGACCCGCTGAAGGCGGTGGCGCTGTCGGTGGGCGACGAGTTCCGGCAGGTGGGCGAGTTCGTGCTGACGGAGACCGGCATCGAGGGCAGCCTCGTCTACGCCGCATCGTCGTTCCTGCGCGACCGCATCGCGCGCGACGGGAAGGCCACGCTGTCCCTGGACCTGCTGCCCACGCACACGGCCGAGCGGGTCGCGGCCGAGGTGGCGCACCCGCGCGGGTCGCGGTCATTGTCGTCGCACCTGAAGTCCCGCCTGGGCCTGCACGGCGTGAGGGTCGGGCTGCTGCACGAGGTGCTGGACAAGGCCGCGATGGCCGACCCGGTGCGCCTGGCCGCCACCATCAAGGCGCTGCCGCTCACGGTGGATGCCACCCGGCCCATCGACGAGGCCATCAGCACCGCCGGCGGCGTGCGGTTCGACGGGCTGGACGCGGGCCTGGGCCTCAAGGCCGTGCCCGGGGTGTTCTGCGCGGGCGAGATGCTGGACTGGGAGGCTCCGACCGGCGGCTACCTGCTCACGGCATGCTTCGCCACCGGTCGAACGGCCGGGGAGGGCGCGGCGGCCTGGGTGACGCGCTAAGTCTCCTGGACCAGCTTGTCCCGGGCCGTGGTCACCACGGCCTCGGTGAGCCGGTCCAGCATCGGGATCTGCAGCCGCGCGTGCTGCCAGTGCAGGGCCACCGACAGGTCGGTGCCCGGCACCAGCTCGACGAGCTTGCCGCGCTTGAGCAGGTCGGCCACGAACATCCGCGGGTTCATGCCCCAGCCGAGGCCGGTGAGGGCACCGGCCACGAAGGCCTGCGACGACGGCAGCCAGTGCCGCGGCACCTCCACGGACCGGCCGCACACCTGGCGCAGCCAGTCGGCCTGCAGCGCGTCCTTGCGGCTGAAGGTCATGCAGGGCGTCTCGGCGAGCGATGCCGCATCCACCCCGTTCTTCAGGTAGCGCTTGACGAAGGCGGGGCTGGCGGTGGCCACGTAGGGCATCCTGCCCAGCGGGATGCTGCGGCAGCCCTGGATGGGCTTGGCGCTGGCCGTCACCGCGGCGATCACGGCGCCGCTGCGCAGCCATTCGGCCGTGTGGTCCTGGTCGTCGATGCTGACGTCGACCAGCGCGGCCTCGGTCTCGCAGAAGCGGGCGGCGGCGCCCACGAACCAGCTGTCGAGGCTGTCGGCGTTGACCGCCACCTTGAGCGTGAGGCGCGCGGCCGGGTCGCCCAGCTGGCCCATGGCGGGGAGGGCGCGGTGCAGGTCGTGCTCCAGCATGCCCACCTGCTCGACGTGGCGGCACAGGCGCTGGCCGGCCGCGGTGGCCGTGCAGGGCGTGCCGCGCACGATCAGCGCCAGGCCCATCCGCTCCTCCAGCAGCCGGATGCGCTGGGAGATGGCCGACGGCGTGACGTGCAGGGCGCGGGCGGCCCGCTCGAAGCTGCCGTCGCGCACGACCTGGGCCACGGCGGCCAGCGAGGCGTAGTCCAGCATGATTCAGTTCTCCTTCACGAGATGCAGGAAGTTTAACTTTCCTAATCTCGTACCGCCGGGCATCCTGACGGCATGGATCTCCCCGTCTCGTCTTCCTTCATCACCGGCTTCGGTCTCTGCCTGGGCCTGATCGTGGCCATCGGCGCCCAGAACGCTTTCGTGCTTCGCCAGGGCCTGCGCCGCGAACACGTGCTGCCCATCGTGGTGTTCTGCTTCATCGCCGACGCGCTGCTGATCACGCTGGGCGTGGCCGGGATGGCCCGGCTCATCGCGGCCCACCCGATGGTCGCCACCGCGTTCGCCGCGGGCGGCGCCGCCTTCCTGCTGGCCTACGGCGCGCGGGCCGCCGCCCGGGCCCTGCGCCCCGGATCGATGGCCCTGCCGGGCAGCGGCGCGGCCGCGCCGCTGCGCCACGTGATCCTGCAACTGGCCGGCTTCACGTTCCTCAACCCGCACACCTTCCTCGACACCGTCGTGCTGGTGGGTTCGGTGGGCGCCCAGCAGGCCGGCGCGCTGAAGTGGTACTTCACGGCGGGCGCGGCTTCGGCCAGCGGTCTGTGGTTCGCGGGCCTGGGCTATGGCGCCCGGCTGCTCGCGCCGCTGTTCCAGCGTCCGGTCGCGTGGCGCGTGCTGGACGGCATCGTGGCCGCCGTCATGTTCCTGCTCGCCGGCCTGATGGCCTGGCAGGCGTTCGGCGCCTGAGCCGGGCGCGTCCCGCGGTCGGGAGACCGCCGGCCCCTCACGAAATGACGCATCCCGCAACCGCACGTTACCTCTCCCTCCTCTTGAGGTACGGCATTTCGGGGTCATGTCCTACACGCAGGATGCGACGGTGCTCATACAGTTTGGTTTCCCCGGGGCCGCAGACTCTCTCCCTCCCCAACTACTGCGGTCTCTTCAACGGATGGTGTCTCACGGCACCGTCCGTTTTTTTTACCCGTACGCCTTCTCGCGCGGCCAGCATTTTTTTCAACGGCACCTTGCCGGGACGGCGGACACCTGACTCTGGTCTATGCTTGCCGCCATGGAAAAAGCCAAACCCTTCTCGATGATCCGGGAGTTCCACCTCGCGGACTGGTTCACGCTCGCGAACGCGTTCTGTGGTGTCGGGTCGTTGTTCTCGGTGATGACCTACCTCCAGACCCGCGAGGTGCTGCACCTGTACTTCGCCTGCGCGCTGATCCCGCTCGCCCTGATCTTCGACGTGCTCGACGGCCGGATCGCCCGCTGGCGGCAACGCTCGTCGGCCATGGGCCGGGAGCTCGACTCGCTGGCCGACGTGATCTCCTTCGGTGTCGCACCGGCCGTGATCGCCTACGGCGCGGGCATGCAGGGGTTCTACGACCGCATCGTGCTGGTGTTCTTCGTGGCGGCCGGCGTGTCGCGGCTGGCGCGGTACAACGTCACCGCCGAGGCGCTCTCCGAGGGGGGCGACAAGGTCAAGTACTTCGAGGGCACGCCCATCCCCACCTCGCTGGCCCTCGTGATCGTCATCGCGGTGGCCGCCTGGCAGGGGGCCATCGGCCCGGACCTGTGGTTCGGCATGGTCACCATCGGCGGCTTGAAACTCCACCCTCTGGTGCTGATGTTCGCGCTGTCGGGGTCGCTGATGGTCAGCCGCATCCGGATCCCCAAACTCTGACCGCCCCGGCGGTTCACCATGACCTTCGACAAGATCTTCTTCGCGTTCGTCATCGTGCTCGCGCTGACGTTGAACCTCGGGTTCGTCGTCGGCGACATCGCGAACATCGCCCACCACAACCGGTACGAGCTGTTCGCGTCGCTGGTGGTCAGCCTGGTGGCCACGGTGATGAAGTTCGGCGACCGCTCGCAGCTCGGCTCCACGATGCTCGCCACCAGCCTCGTCGCCGACCTGCAACTGATGGCCGCCGCGGCGTTCTGGGCCTACGCCACGCTCGACGGGTCGTACCCGTCGGTGCACGACACGGTGACCATCGTGTCCCTCGCGATGGGGGCGCTCGCCGCCAACGTGATCTCGGTGGTGCTGCTGATCATCGAGACAGCCAGCCTGCGGCGATGATCGGGCCCGACGGCCGCGCCCAGCACGGCGTCTTCATCCTGCTGCGGCGCCTTCGCGTGCCGCTGGTCCTGCTGATCGTCTCGTACTCCGTGGCCATCGCCGGGTTCACGGTGGTGACGGGATACACGCCGGAGGGCCGGCCGTGGCAGATGAGCTTCTTCCACGCCGTCTACTTCGTCAGCTTCCTCGGCACCACCATCGGCCTCGGCGAGATCCCGTACCCGTTCTCGGACGCCCAGCGGCTGTGGGCGCTCCTGTCCATCTACACGACGGTGCTCGCGTGGCTGTACGGCATCGGCGCGGTGTTCAGCACGCTGCAGGACCCGCTCTTCCGCCGCATCCTCCACGAGAACCGCGCGTTCTCCGGCGTGCGCCGGATGCGCGAGCCGTTCTACCTGATCTGCGGCTACGACGACTCGGGCACGCTCGTCGCGCGAGAACTCGCCGAGGCCGGCGTGCGCACCGTGGTGGTCGACAAGAACCCCGAGCGGGTGGACGCGGTGGAGGTCGACCAGCTGCGCCAGCAGGTGCCCGCGCTCGTCGCCGACGCGAGCGACCCGCGTGCGCTCACCCTCGCGGGCATCGCGAACGGCCGCTGCGCCGGCGTGGTGGCACTCACCGGGGACGACAGCATCAACGTCAACATCGCGCTGGCCGCGCGGCTGCTGAACCCGAAGAGCGAGGTCATCTGCGCGGCGCGCTGGCACCACAAGCAGCCCGAGATGGCGGCCGTGGGTGCCGACCACATCATCAACCCGTTCGACACGTTCGCCGAGCGGCTCGTGCTGGCCCTGCAGGCGCCCAGCCTGCACATCATCTACGAGGCGCTGACCATCCAGAACGCCAACGCGATGGGCACGCCGCGCATCCTGCCGCACGGCCGCTGGATCGTGTGCGGCCACGGGCCGTTCGGGCGCACCGTGCGGCGGCACCTCGAGAAGGCGGGCATCCAGGTCATCGTGATGGAGGAACACGCCGACGACGACCTGCCCGACGGCAGCGTGGCCGGTTCGCCCACCCGGGCCGAGACCTGGCGCGCCGCGCGCGTCGAGACGGCCGACGGCGTGGTGGTGTGCGGGCCCGACGACACCGAGAACCTCACCGCCTGCCTCACGGCCCGCAAGCTCAACGCCGACGTGTTCCTGGCCGTGCGGCAGAACGAACGGCGCAACAGCCCGATGTTCCGCGCGGCGCCGGTGGACCTGAGCGTGTTGTCGGGCTACATCGTGGCGGCCGAGGTGCTGCGCATCATCCGCGCGCCGCAGCTGTCCTACTTCATGCGCCTGGCCCGCCAGCAGAAGGAAGAGTGGGCGCACAACCTGCTGATGTCGATGCGCGAGCACATCGGCGACGACACGGTCGAGAGCTGGTCCGTCACGATGGACCGCGAGGAGGCGCCCGCCGTCGTGGCCGCGCTGAGGTCCGGCCGCGTGGTGCGGGTGGGCGACGTGATGAGCGCGCCCGACAACCGGGACCTGCGCCTCAGCGCCGTGCCGCTGCTGCTGCAACGGGCGAACGAGAAGGTGCTGCTGCCCGGCGACGAGGAGGTGCTGGCCGAGGGCGACCGGCTGCTGCTGTGCGGCCGCGAGGTGGCGACGTCGCGCATGCGCTGGACCGTGCGGGACGACACCGTGCTCGCCTACGTGCTCGACGGCATCGCGTCGAACCGGCGGGTGCCCTGGCCGGCACTCCCGCCGCTGCCGCCCGGCTCCAACTGCTGAGGCTTGGGGTATCGTCGCGGCTGCCTGACCTTCCTGGAGTTCCCCCGCAGTGCAAAGCTCGACCGT
This genomic stretch from Piscinibacter gummiphilus harbors:
- a CDS encoding potassium channel family protein; the protein is MIGPDGRAQHGVFILLRRLRVPLVLLIVSYSVAIAGFTVVTGYTPEGRPWQMSFFHAVYFVSFLGTTIGLGEIPYPFSDAQRLWALLSIYTTVLAWLYGIGAVFSTLQDPLFRRILHENRAFSGVRRMREPFYLICGYDDSGTLVARELAEAGVRTVVVDKNPERVDAVEVDQLRQQVPALVADASDPRALTLAGIANGRCAGVVALTGDDSINVNIALAARLLNPKSEVICAARWHHKQPEMAAVGADHIINPFDTFAERLVLALQAPSLHIIYEALTIQNANAMGTPRILPHGRWIVCGHGPFGRTVRRHLEKAGIQVIVMEEHADDDLPDGSVAGSPTRAETWRAARVETADGVVVCGPDDTENLTACLTARKLNADVFLAVRQNERRNSPMFRAAPVDLSVLSGYIVAAEVLRIIRAPQLSYFMRLARQQKEEWAHNLLMSMREHIGDDTVESWSVTMDREEAPAVVAALRSGRVVRVGDVMSAPDNRDLRLSAVPLLLQRANEKVLLPGDEEVLAEGDRLLLCGREVATSRMRWTVRDDTVLAYVLDGIASNRRVPWPALPPLPPGSNC
- a CDS encoding LysR family transcriptional regulator ArgP, producing MLDYASLAAVAQVVRDGSFERAARALHVTPSAISQRIRLLEERMGLALIVRGTPCTATAAGQRLCRHVEQVGMLEHDLHRALPAMGQLGDPAARLTLKVAVNADSLDSWFVGAAARFCETEAALVDVSIDDQDHTAEWLRSGAVIAAVTASAKPIQGCRSIPLGRMPYVATASPAFVKRYLKNGVDAASLAETPCMTFSRKDALQADWLRQVCGRSVEVPRHWLPSSQAFVAGALTGLGWGMNPRMFVADLLKRGKLVELVPGTDLSVALHWQHARLQIPMLDRLTEAVVTTARDKLVQET
- the corA gene encoding magnesium/cobalt transporter CorA; this encodes MLITCVAYEEGRKLADIRPEAISDYLARPGCFVWVALKDATPEELETMRVEFDLHELAVEDARHGHQRPKIEEYGDTVFAVVHTVELSPEQDLQVGEVDVFAGPNFVISIRNRSMHSLGVVRERAEREPHLLRNGSGFVLYALIDAIVDEYFPVIDTLEAELEDIEEQIFTPGTGRANVQRLYALKRRITVVKHAVAPLLESVSKLTVGRVPQVCANTRDYFRDVVDHLARINALLDGLRDTIGTAIQVNLSMVTIEEAETAKRLAAWAGIFALATVFAGIWGMNFEVMPELKWIWGYPAALVTMALSCGVLYRYFRKVGWL
- a CDS encoding SDR family oxidoreductase, translating into MSTPIQKLLDLSGKTALITGGSRGLGLQIAEALGEAGARVLLTSRKAADLEESAAHLKARGIDARWIAADASLPEEITRVATEAKAALGEIDILVNNAGATWGAPAEDHPLEAWDKVMNLNIRSIFLMSQAVGKLSMIPRRQGRIINVASIAGLSGASKEIQYIAYGTSKGAVVNFTRTLAGEWGRHNINVNALAPGMFPSKMTKGTIDRVGADKLSGNAPLGRIGDDDDLKGAALLFASAAGKHITGQILAVDGGVSAIHGGG
- a CDS encoding glutathione S-transferase family protein — encoded protein: MSDLILHEYESSPFSEKVRLVMGLKGLAYRSVEVPVMLPKPDVVALTGGYRRTPFLQVGADVYCDSALICRLLEQRAPQPSLYPHVLTDLQHIVSNWADSTLFWAAIPYALQAGGLAQRLADASPDFLKAFGADRAAMTVGRARPGPADTGVQLHTQLRWLESMLADGRPFLLGAVPSIADVSAAQSVWHLKRAPLLGELFTPYPKVSGWYRRVEAFGHGRPTRLSSGEALEVARASTTFAPVSVAPGLGFEAGAPVTVSATDYGTDLNEGALVGLTADEVVIERTDERAGRVHVHFPRLGYQVKAVKTPN
- a CDS encoding LysE/ArgO family amino acid transporter, with amino-acid sequence MDLPVSSSFITGFGLCLGLIVAIGAQNAFVLRQGLRREHVLPIVVFCFIADALLITLGVAGMARLIAAHPMVATAFAAGGAAFLLAYGARAAARALRPGSMALPGSGAAAPLRHVILQLAGFTFLNPHTFLDTVVLVGSVGAQQAGALKWYFTAGAASASGLWFAGLGYGARLLAPLFQRPVAWRVLDGIVAAVMFLLAGLMAWQAFGA
- a CDS encoding TIGR03862 family flavoprotein codes for the protein MSLPSPSESPRVAVVGGGPAGLMAAETLAARGVAVELFDAMPSVGRKFLLAGKGGLNLTHSEAPEPFLRRYGSAAAALAPHVEAFGAQALQDWAHGLGITTFVGSSGRVFPTDMKAAPLLRAWLQRLRAAGVRFSMRHRWTGWAPERAHTLNFQTPAGPVSRHFDAVVLALGGGSWARLGSDGAWVPRLASRGVNLAPLKPSNCGFHVAPAWSEHLRTRHAGDPLKAVALSVGDEFRQVGEFVLTETGIEGSLVYAASSFLRDRIARDGKATLSLDLLPTHTAERVAAEVAHPRGSRSLSSHLKSRLGLHGVRVGLLHEVLDKAAMADPVRLAATIKALPLTVDATRPIDEAISTAGGVRFDGLDAGLGLKAVPGVFCAGEMLDWEAPTGGYLLTACFATGRTAGEGAAAWVTR
- the pssA gene encoding CDP-diacylglycerol--serine O-phosphatidyltransferase, whose product is MEKAKPFSMIREFHLADWFTLANAFCGVGSLFSVMTYLQTREVLHLYFACALIPLALIFDVLDGRIARWRQRSSAMGRELDSLADVISFGVAPAVIAYGAGMQGFYDRIVLVFFVAAGVSRLARYNVTAEALSEGGDKVKYFEGTPIPTSLALVIVIAVAAWQGAIGPDLWFGMVTIGGLKLHPLVLMFALSGSLMVSRIRIPKL
- a CDS encoding DUF6394 family protein — translated: MTFDKIFFAFVIVLALTLNLGFVVGDIANIAHHNRYELFASLVVSLVATVMKFGDRSQLGSTMLATSLVADLQLMAAAAFWAYATLDGSYPSVHDTVTIVSLAMGALAANVISVVLLIIETASLRR
- a CDS encoding SDR family oxidoreductase — translated: MNNFKGGTAVITGAASGFGLEVSRIAAGLGMNVVMADVQQEALTKAAAEISALGVQVLPYRLDISKAAEVEALGAATFAKFGAPNFVFNNAGVGGGGLIWESSLKDWDWVLGVNLMGVVHGVRVFTPMMLEAAKKDPSWRGHITNTASMAGLVAAPNMGVYTVSKHAVVALSETLYQDLSLVTDQVHASVLCPYFVPTGIADSARNRPAELSDNAPMTKSQLIGRAMASKAVTSGKVTATTIAESVFEAIRNETFYIYSHPQALAGVQVRLDDVLHGRNPSDPFVARPEKGEELRKALREA
- a CDS encoding PaaI family thioesterase, which encodes MEFPRQIPFVKTLGFELLKFEGGEAEIAVEVRDELCNSWMVAHGGLTMTLLDVAMAHAARAPQPGSEPTGQGVVTIEMKTSFMRPGLGRMVAKAKLVHGTASLAFCEGSVFDEKGALLAQATGTFKYLNGLPAGGRRIQKPGASD